GGACCTCACGAGAATCGACGCGGAGCCTACCAGAGGCCGGCGGGGGACCGACCCCTTCACACGAGTTCGTGCAAGCGCGGGCGAACGTGCTATGGGCCCCCCCTCGATGCCTAAGCGAAATGATATCCGGAAGGTTCTCGTCATTGGCTCGGGCCCGATCGTCATCGGGCAGGCGTGCGAGTTCGACTACTCAGGGACCCAGGCCATCAAGGCGTTGCGCGAGGAGGGCGTCGAGGTCGTCCTGCTCAACAGCAACCCGGCCACGGTGATGACGGACCCCGAGTTCGCTCACCGGACGTACATCGAGCCCATCACCGTCGAGGTCGCCGAGCGCATCCTCGCCCAGGAGCGTCCCGACTCGGTGCTGCCCACCATGGGCGGCCAGACGGCGCTCAACCTCGCCAAGGCGCTCGCCGAGCAGGGGATCCTGGAGAAGTACGGCGTGCGGCTCATCGGCGCGTCGCTCGAGGCCATCAACAAGGCCGAGGACCGGCAGCTCTTCAAGGCGGCCATGCAGAAGATCGGCGTGGCGCTGCCCAAGAGCGGCTACGCGACGAACATGCAGGAGGCGCTCGCCCTCATCGACGAGGTGGGCTTTCCCACCATCATCCGTCCCTCGTTCACCCTGGGCGGCACCGGCGGCGGCATCGCCTACAACCGCGAGGAGTTCGAGGCCATCTGCCGCTCGGGCCTCAAGGCGAGCCCCAACTCCACCATCCTCGTCGAGGAGAGCGTGCTCGGCTGGAAGGAGTACGAGCTGGAGGTGGTGCGCGACTCGGCGGACAACGTCATCATCATCTGCTCCATCGAGAACCTGGATCCGATGGGCGTGCACACCGGCGACTCCATCACGGTGGCCCCGGCGCAGACGCTCACCGACCGCGAGTACCAGCGGCTGCGCGAGGCGTCCTTGCGCATCATCCGGGAGATCGGCGTCGACACGGGCGGCAGCAACATCCAGTTCGGCGTGAATCCGCGGGACGGGCGCATCGTGGTCATCGAGATGAACCCGCGCGTGTCGCGCTCCAGCGCGCTCGCGTCCAAGGCGACGGGCTACCCCATCGCCAAGGTGGCCGCGAAGCTGGCCCTGGGCTACACGCTGGACGAGCTGCGCAACGACATCACCCGCGACACCCCGGCCTCCTTCGAGCCCACGCTGGACTACGTGGTGGTGAAGGTGCCGCGCTTCAACTTCGAGAAGTTCCCCCACGCCGACCGCACCCTCACCACCAGCATGCGCGCGGTGGGCGAGGTGATGGCCATGGGCCGCACCTTCCGCGAGGCCTACCTCAAGGCCATGCGCTCCATGGAGTCGGGCCGCACGGGCCTGGAAGCGCCCGAGCTGCCCACGGAGAAGGAGGAGCGGCGCAAGGTGCTGCGCGACTACGTGCGCGTGCCCCGTCCCGAGCGCCCCATCTACGTGGCCCAGGCCTTCCGCGAGGGGCTGAGCGTGGAGGACGTGCACGAGCTGTCCGCCATCGATCCCTGGTTCCTGCGCCACATCCAGGGCCTCGTCCGGGAGGCCGAGTCCATCCAGGCGCTTGGTGGGCTGGACAAGCTGCCGGATGACACGCTGCGCGCGGCCAAGGCGGATGGCCTCTCCGACAAGTACCTCGCCCAGCTGCTCGGGTGCACCGAGGCGGAGGTGCGCGCGCGCCGGCACGCCAAGGGCATCCGCCCCGTGTACAAGCGCGTGGACACCTGCGCCGCCGAGTTCGAGGCCTACACGCCCTACCTGTACTCCACCTACGAGGAGGAGGACGAGGCGCCCCCCACGGCGCGCCAGAAGGTGCTCATCCTGGGCAGTGGCCCCATCCGCATCGGCCAGGGCATCGAGTTCGACTACTGCTGCGTGCACGCGGCGTTCGCGCTGCGCTCGGCCGGGTACGAGACGGTGATGGTCAACTGCAACCCGGAGACGGTGTCCACCGACTACGACACGTCGGACCGGCTGTACTTCGAGCCGCTCACCATCGAGGACGTGCTCGAGGTGTCCCAGCGCGAGAAGCCCGTGGGCGCCATCGTCCAGTTCGGTGGCCAGACGCCGCTGCGCCTGTCGGTGCCCCTGGAGAAGGCGGGCTTGCCCATCCTCGGCACGTCCCCGGACGCCATCGACCGCGCCGAGGACCGCGAGCGCTTCGCGCAGCTGATTGAAAAACTGGGCCTCACCCAGCCGGAGAACGGCGTGGCGCGCAGCCACGAGGAGGCCTTCCGCGTGGCCCAGCGCATCGGCTACCCGGTCATGGTGCGGCCCTCCTACGTGCTCGGCGGCCGGGCGATGGAAGTGGTGTACGACCAGCAGAGCCTGGAGCGTTACATGCGCGAGGCGGTGAGCGCGTCGCCCGAGCACCCGGTGCTCATCGATCGTTTCCTCAAGGAGGCCATCGAGGTGGACCTGGACCTCGTCGCCGACCGCACCGGCGCGGTGCTGGTGGGCGGGGTGCTCGAGCACGTGGAGGAAGCGGGGGTGCACTCGGGTGACGCGGCGTGCACGCTGCCGCCGCACTCGCTGTCGCCCGACCTGGTCGAGCGCATGAAGGATCAGGCCATCGCCCTGGCGCGCGAGCTCGGGGTGGTGGGGCTGATGAACGTGCAGTTCGCCATCCAGGGGAAAACCATCTACGTGCTGGAGGTCAACCCGCGCGCGAGCCGCACCGTGCCCTTCATCTCCAAGGCGACGGGCGTGGCGCTCGCGAAGATCGCCAGCCTGTGCATGGTGGGCAAGACGCTCGCGGAGCTGGGCGCCACGAGCATTCCCGAGTTCAAGCACGTGGCCGTCAAGGAGTCGGTGTTCCCCTTCGCGCGCTTCGCTGGCGTGGATGTCATCCTCGGCCCGGAGATGAAGTCCACGGGTGAGGTGATGGGCATCGCCGCGGACTTCCCGTCGGCGTTCGCCAAGAGCCAGCAGGCTGCGGGCGTGAAGCTGCCCCGCAGCGGCAAGGTCTTCATCTCGGTGCGCAACGACGACAAGCCGGCGGTGGTGGACCTGGCGCGGCGCCTGCGCGCGCTCGGCTTCAAGCTGGTGACCACGGGCGGCACCCACGACTACCTGGCGGCCAAGGGCATCGAGACGGAGAAGGTGCTCAAGGTGGCCGAGGGCCGTCCGCACATCGTGGACAAGATCGTCGACGGGCAGATCGTCCTCGTCATCAACACCACGTTCGGCAAGCAGGAGATCTCCGACAGCTTCTCCATCCGCCGCGAGGCGCTGATGCACAGCGTGCCGTACTTCACGACCGTGCAGGCGGCCCGCATGGCCGTGGGCGCCATGGAGTCGTTGACCCACACCGAGCAGACCGTCAAGCCGCTGCAGGACTACCTCGGCGTGAAGTAGTCGTCGCCCACGCGCTCCGGGCCGTCGCGGCAGAGGTGGCGGCCGACGAGCGGGGGAAGAGCCGGTCGATGCATGACCGGCTCTTCGGCGCATGGCACCGCCCTACACCCCCAGAACGGCACCCAGTACCTCGATGAGCGCCCGCGGATTCTCCCGGAAGTAGAAGTGGCCGCCAGCGAAGCGATGGAGCCGGAAGTCCGAGGTGGTGTGCTCACGCCAGAGTTCGAGCTTTTCCAGCGACACGGCATCCCGGTCGCCGCCGAACACCTCCAGCGGTACCGTCAGAGGCGACCCCGGCCGGTAGCGGTACGTCTCCAGGAGGGTGAAGTCCGCCCGGAATGCCGGTAGCAGCAGGGCGAGCAACTCGGGGTCGGCCATGACGTGTTGAGGGATCGCTCCGTAGCGTTCGTCGATGGCCCTGGCCAGGCTCGCGTCTGGCAATGCGTGCAGGTTGGAGGCCGTCCGAGGCAGGTGCGGAGCGGCGTATGCGGACACGATGAGTCGCTCGGGGAGCGGCCGGCCCTGGACGGCCAGCTCGCGGACCACCTCGAACGCCGTGAGTGCACCCAGGCTGTGACCGAAGAGAACGAAGGGTGGGGTGAAGTCCGTTTCAGCGAGGAACCGGTCGACGAGCTCGTGCATGCTCGCCGGTGGCGCCTCCGCGACGCGCTCCCCGCGCCCCGGCAGACAGACGCCGTAGACCTGAACGCCGGGCAGTTCACGACCCCACCGGACGTACTCGCCAGGCAGGCCTCCCGAGTGCGGAAAACAGTACAGGCGAACCCTGGGCTCTCCAGGGATGGCCTTGCCTACCAGCCACGGGCTCTTGGCTCTCATGGGTTGATCCTTTGCATGGTGGGGGCGGCGCCGGCCCGGCGTTCCTCGATCACCGAGGCGAGTCTGGCGGCGTTGCGGCTGCGCAGGATGTCGGCGGCTGTTACCGCGACCGCGAACTCCGTCCGCGCCCAGGCGGCGACCTTGGTCGCGATCAGTGAGTCGCCACCGAGATCAAAAAAGCTGTCCTGCGCCTCGATGTCCGGCTCTCCCAGCGCCTTGCCGAACGCCACGAGGAGCGCGGCCAGCACCGGTGGATGGGGCGGGTTGTCGCGGCGCATTCCCTCATCGGGTGTCCCTTGGGCCCTGGCACCGATCCAGGAAGCAGGTGTGTTGCCCGAGGCGGTGGGGCGGGCATGTTCGGGTGGAGGCACCAGATAGCGACGTCGCTCGAATGGGTACGTGGGCAGCGGGGTTCGCCGGCGACGCTCGCCCGCATGCAGTGCGGTGAGGTCGACGCTGGCACCACCTGCCCAGAGCTGGCCCATGGCGGCGAGGGCAGTGCCCAGGTCGGAGATGGCATCCACGGGATGGGGCAACATGTGCACGACGACGTGCCGGTCTCCGAAATCCGGATGCTGCCGGGTGAGTGACTGCAGCGTGCGTCCGGGCCCGACGTCGACCAGGACTCGGCTCTCCGTCGCCAACAGGGTAGACAGCGCATCGCCGAACCGGATCGGCTGACGCAGGTGCGCCACCCAGTAGTCCACCGTGCGCAGCCTGTCGGGGTCGGCCCAGGTTCCCGTGGTGTCGGAGAGCATCGGCAACTCGGGTCGGTGCATGTGCAGGCCGGCGACGACCTCCGCGAACCGGTCGAGGATCGGCTCGACGAGCGAGGAGTGCCCGGCGGTCGCGATCCGCAGGACGCGGGCCTCGATCGCTCGCTCCGTCAGCTCCCGCACGAATCGGGCCACCAGGTCAACGGGGCCGGTGACCGTGCACTGCCGCGGTCCGTTGACCGCGCCCACGGACAGTCCCGCGGGCAGCAGTGGCGTGAGCTCAGCCTCGGGCATCCGTACGGCGGCCATACCGCCCGCGGGGATCAGACCGAGCAGCCGTCCCCGCTCGACCACCAGCTTGACGGCGTCGGCCGGGGAAAACACGCCGGCCACGCAAGCGGCCGCGTAGGCACCCAGGCTGTGCCCGACCACGGCACTCGGCCGCAGCCGCCAGGACATCAGGAGCTGGGCCATCGCGTATTGGACGGCGAAGACCGCGGGTTGGCTGACGGCGATGGTGTCTAGCCGTCGTCCGGCGAGGTCGCGCTGGTGGTCGCCTTGGGGGAACAGCACGTCGCGCAGGTCCAGTCCCAGTGACGGGCCCGCCAGGTCGGCGATCTGGTCGAGGCCGCGGCGAAACTCCGGTTCCTGACTGTAGAGCGCGGCGGCCATGCCGACGTGTTGGCCCCCCTGCCCGGGGAACATGAACACCGGCGCGGGACTGGCGGTCTTCGCGATGTTGCCTTCGAGGCTGCCCCCGCGGAGCGCGGCGACCGCCTCGCTCGGGTCGGCGGCGACCACGAACCGGCGGTGCGGGTACGCGGTGCGACCGGTCTGGAGGGTCCATGCCACGTCGGCGAGGTTGACGTCCGGGTGGGCCCTCAGGTGGTCGGCGAGCTGCCGCGCCGCCGTCTCGACGCCGCTGGGGGTGCGCGCCGACAGCACGAGAAGCTGATGCGACCGACCCGCCGAGACCTCGGGCGCGGAGGGGGCCTGCGCCACCACGGCGTGCGCATTGGTACCGCCCACCCCGAGCGCGTTGACGCCACCGATCCGAGGGCGGCCCGGGGTGCCCCACTCGCGCAGCCGGGTGTTGACCTCGAACGGCGACGAGGCGAAGTCAATCGCCGGATTGGGCCGCTCGAAGTGCAAGCTCGCGGGCAGCACGCCGTGCTCGACAGCGAGCACCGTCTTGATCAGCCCCACGACGCCGGCCGCGGCATCGGCGTGGCCGATGTTCGTCTTGACCGAGCCGATCCAGCAGCGGTCGCGCGAGCCGGTCCCCGCACCGAAGGCCTTGGTCAGCGCCGCGACCTCGATCGGGTCGCCCAGTGCGGTGGCGGTGCCGTGAGCCTCCACGTAGCCGATCTCGTCGGAGTGGACCCCGGCCGCGGCGTGCGCGGCGCGGACGACCTCGACCTGCCCGGAAACGCTGGGCGCGGTGAACCCGATCTTGCCTCGGCCGTCGTTGTTGATGGCCGAGCCCCGGATCACCGCGTGAATGTGGTCGCCGTCGGCGAGCGCGTCGGCCAGCGGTCGGAGCACCACCAGCCCCACGGCGCTGGCACTGACCGTCCCGGCGCTGGCCGCGTCGAAGGTCCGGCAGTGGCCGTCGGGGGCCACGATGCCGCCGGGCGTGTACCGCATCCTCGGCAGGCTCGCGATCACGCTTGCCCCGCCCGCGATCGCCATGTCGCAGTCGCCGGCGAGTATCGACTGAATGGCAACATGCACGGCGACCAGCGAAGTCGAGCAGGCCGTCTGCACCGTGACGGCCGGACCGGTCAGCCCGAGCTGGTAGGCGATCCGGCTGCTCAGGAAGTCCACGGCCGTGGATTGCCGGAGCTGCCACTCGTCGACGAACGGTAGCTGGTCGAGCCGGGCCCGGACGTGCTCGGCGTAGTGGGTGCCGGAGCCGCCGACGAAGACCCCGGTCATCGGCCGGCCGGAGCCGCCGTACCCGGCGCTCTCCAGCGCCTCGTGCGCGCACTCCAGCACCAGGCGGTGCTGCGGATCGAGAATCAGCGCATCGTTCGGCGAGTAGCCGAAGAACTCCGCGTCGAACTCGGCCGCCCCCGCCAGCACGCCATACGCTGGGACGTACTCCGGGTGCGCGGGGTCGCGTTGATCGTCGAGCACCGAAATGGATTCGATGCCCTGGCACAGGTTCCGCCAGAACTGCGTCACGCTGGCGGCTCCGGGAAATCGTCCCGCCATGCCGATGACGGCGATGTATCGACTCGGGTCGTTGTCCTCGTAAGCGATGTCGGTCATGTCGTGCTTCCCTGGAGCGCCGATGTGGAGGACGCTGCGATGTGGCTTGCTGCCATGTGGTCGAGTGCGCGCCTGTCGAGCTTGCCGTTGGACAGGCAGGGAAGCTGGTCCATGGCGCAGAATGCCGCGGGCACCGCGGCGTGCGGCAACATGCCGCGCATGTGGCGCCGCAGCGCCACCGGTTGCAATTCGCCGGGTGCCGAGACGACGAAGCCAACGAGTGCGATCGGGGTGCCGGCCTGACGGACCACGCCAATCGCGCTGCTCCGGCCGCCAGAAGCCGCGCTCAGGGCGTGCTCGACCTCCATGAGCTCGAGCCGGACGCCAGCGAGCTTGAGCTGCCCGTCCCGGCGGCCGTGATAATGCACGTGTCCACGCTCATCCACCCGGGCGAAGTCCCCGGTGCGGTAGAGCCGGTTCGCTCCCCGCGAGGTGGCCGGCTCGGTCGTATAACCGAGAGCCACTCCGGGGCCGCCGAGCCACAGCTCGCCGATCTCATCGGTCGCGGCCGGTCCGTTGTCGGTTCGCAAATAGGCCTCGGTGCCGGGGATGGGCCGGCCGATGGGCACCGCGGTGGCGTCACCATCGCTCGGCTGGCACTGGTGGACGAGAGCCCAGACCGTGCACTCCGTGGGGCCATATTCGTTGTACAACGCGACTTCGGGCAGCAGGTCGAAGTGGCGACGTACCAGCTCCGGTGGGCAGGCTTCGCCAGCGACGATCACCGCCCGCAGCGAGGACAGGCTGTCGTCTTCGTCGCTCTCCAGCAGGATGCGGTAGAGCGACGGGATGAGCAGGACATGCGAGGCGGCGTACTGCTGGCACGCGTCGCGGATCGCGACGGTGTCGACCACGGAGGGGCTGGGGATGACGAGGTGCGCCCCGGTGGCGAGCGCCCAGTAGATGCCGGCGACCGAGCTGTCGAAGGAGATCGACGAGCAGAGCAGGAACACCGACGGGGCTGATGGGTAGTACGCCAGCCGGGCCTGGGTCGAGTACGCCAGGGAGTGCCTGGACACCACCACGCCCTTGGGCACCCCGCTCGACCCGCTGGTGAACAGGGTGTAGGCGGCCAGGTCGGGAGCGTGGCGCGACGGCGAAGCCGGTGTCGTCCCGTCGAGGTGCGTCGGGATCCGAAGCACGGTCTGGAAGGTGCAACCGGGGGGGAGCTCGGTACGCGACCGCGGGTCGACGACGGCAACGACCGCGCCGCTCTCTCGGATCATCGCCATGCGCCGTTCGACCGGGAAGGAAGCGTCCACGGGCACGTACTGCGCGCCCGTGCGGAGCACGCCGAGCATCGCCACCACCGCCCATCGCGACAGCGGGCAGTGGATGACCACGGGCGTACCCGGCCGAACTCCGGCGGCGTACAGCTCGAGCGCGAGCGCGGAGGCCGCCTGGTCGAGCTCGGTGTAGGAGTGGGTGCCGTCGCGGTCGGTGAGGGCCGGTCGCGAGCCCCCGGCGCGGATGCCGGCCGCGATCATGTCGGCGAGGTCCGGGACCCCGTGGAGGGGGGCACCTACCGACTGGGGCGTCCAGCCGGGGCGAAGTGCGTCGAAGGGGGAGGGAAGTGCCATGGTCAGCCTTTCTGGGGTTCCTGGGCCGGGGCCCTGGCGCCGAACACGAACAACGCCGCGGCCATGACTTGGAGGACGGCCAGGGCATGGAAGATGGTCGGCAGCCCAGCACTCTGCGCCGCCGTGCCCGCGAGGGCCCAGCCCAACGCCCCCGCCGCGAGTGCGAGCGCGGTGGCGACAGTCAGGCTCTCGGTGCGTTTCGCGGGCGGGATGCGCAGGGCGCGCACCGCCGCGATCGGAGCGCTGGAGACTCCGTTCAGCAAGCCGGCCAGCAACAAGCAACCCGCCAGGGCCTCGATGCTCAACGGCAAGAGCAGCATGACGAAGGCCAGGCCCAGCGCCACCCGGCCCACCACCGCCAAGGTCAGCGCGGGCACTCGCCGCAGCAGGAGCCCCACCAGCAGCGTCCCGGCGACGGCTCCGCCGCCGAACATCGCCAGCAGCACGCCCGCCACCATCGGAGAGCCGTGCTGCTGGGTGAGGGCGATGACGGGCAGCAGGGCGAACAGGGCCTGCCAGACCATCTCACCGATCACGAGCCCGAGTGACCAGCTCCCGACCAGCCGGTCCGACAGCAGCATGCGCGCTCCCGCACCCACGGACCGGCGACCGGCCTTGACCGGCTCCGTGACTGGCTCCGTCCGGGGCAGATACAGCCGCAGCAGCACCGCCGACGCCACGAAGGACGCCGCGTCCAGCATCAGCACCACGGGAGCGCCCAGCGCGGTGATCAGCACGCCGGACAGCAGCGGGCCGATCAGCACGCTGAGCCGCGTGGCGGTCTGCAGCGTCGCGGTCGCCCTGCTCAGCAGGGCCTCGTCCTCTCCCACCACGAGCGGCAAGATGGACTGCTGGCTGGCCAGGTAGGGCGCGTAGAACGCACCGACCGCGAACATCACGACGATGAACAC
This genomic stretch from Cystobacter fuscus DSM 2262 harbors:
- a CDS encoding MFS transporter, whose product is MSTSEDSQLRLRRQRTLRVLLTAEFMSMLGTQLSAVAMPWLVLQLTGSSRDMGLVMAAQLAAIAVFGVFGASLVGRMGPRWVMLVGDTVRGPLVALLPLLYYLGWLNIGVFIVVMFAVGAFYAPYLASQQSILPLVVGEDEALLSRATATLQTATRLSVLIGPLLSGVLITALGAPVVLMLDAASFVASAVLLRLYLPRTEPVTEPVKAGRRSVGAGARMLLSDRLVGSWSLGLVIGEMVWQALFALLPVIALTQQHGSPMVAGVLLAMFGGGAVAGTLLVGLLLRRVPALTLAVVGRVALGLAFVMLLLPLSIEALAGCLLLAGLLNGVSSAPIAAVRALRIPPAKRTESLTVATALALAAGALGWALAGTAAQSAGLPTIFHALAVLQVMAAALFVFGARAPAQEPQKG
- a CDS encoding amino acid adenylation domain-containing protein; this translates as MIAAGIRAGGSRPALTDRDGTHSYTELDQAASALALELYAAGVRPGTPVVIHCPLSRWAVVAMLGVLRTGAQYVPVDASFPVERRMAMIRESGAVVAVVDPRSRTELPPGCTFQTVLRIPTHLDGTTPASPSRHAPDLAAYTLFTSGSSGVPKGVVVSRHSLAYSTQARLAYYPSAPSVFLLCSSISFDSSVAGIYWALATGAHLVIPSPSVVDTVAIRDACQQYAASHVLLIPSLYRILLESDEDDSLSSLRAVIVAGEACPPELVRRHFDLLPEVALYNEYGPTECTVWALVHQCQPSDGDATAVPIGRPIPGTEAYLRTDNGPAATDEIGELWLGGPGVALGYTTEPATSRGANRLYRTGDFARVDERGHVHYHGRRDGQLKLAGVRLELMEVEHALSAASGGRSSAIGVVRQAGTPIALVGFVVSAPGELQPVALRRHMRGMLPHAAVPAAFCAMDQLPCLSNGKLDRRALDHMAASHIAASSTSALQGSTT
- the carB gene encoding carbamoyl-phosphate synthase large subunit, whose product is MPKRNDIRKVLVIGSGPIVIGQACEFDYSGTQAIKALREEGVEVVLLNSNPATVMTDPEFAHRTYIEPITVEVAERILAQERPDSVLPTMGGQTALNLAKALAEQGILEKYGVRLIGASLEAINKAEDRQLFKAAMQKIGVALPKSGYATNMQEALALIDEVGFPTIIRPSFTLGGTGGGIAYNREEFEAICRSGLKASPNSTILVEESVLGWKEYELEVVRDSADNVIIICSIENLDPMGVHTGDSITVAPAQTLTDREYQRLREASLRIIREIGVDTGGSNIQFGVNPRDGRIVVIEMNPRVSRSSALASKATGYPIAKVAAKLALGYTLDELRNDITRDTPASFEPTLDYVVVKVPRFNFEKFPHADRTLTTSMRAVGEVMAMGRTFREAYLKAMRSMESGRTGLEAPELPTEKEERRKVLRDYVRVPRPERPIYVAQAFREGLSVEDVHELSAIDPWFLRHIQGLVREAESIQALGGLDKLPDDTLRAAKADGLSDKYLAQLLGCTEAEVRARRHAKGIRPVYKRVDTCAAEFEAYTPYLYSTYEEEDEAPPTARQKVLILGSGPIRIGQGIEFDYCCVHAAFALRSAGYETVMVNCNPETVSTDYDTSDRLYFEPLTIEDVLEVSQREKPVGAIVQFGGQTPLRLSVPLEKAGLPILGTSPDAIDRAEDRERFAQLIEKLGLTQPENGVARSHEEAFRVAQRIGYPVMVRPSYVLGGRAMEVVYDQQSLERYMREAVSASPEHPVLIDRFLKEAIEVDLDLVADRTGAVLVGGVLEHVEEAGVHSGDAACTLPPHSLSPDLVERMKDQAIALARELGVVGLMNVQFAIQGKTIYVLEVNPRASRTVPFISKATGVALAKIASLCMVGKTLAELGATSIPEFKHVAVKESVFPFARFAGVDVILGPEMKSTGEVMGIAADFPSAFAKSQQAAGVKLPRSGKVFISVRNDDKPAVVDLARRLRALGFKLVTTGGTHDYLAAKGIETEKVLKVAEGRPHIVDKIVDGQIVLVINTTFGKQEISDSFSIRREALMHSVPYFTTVQAARMAVGAMESLTHTEQTVKPLQDYLGVK
- a CDS encoding thioesterase II family protein, whose protein sequence is MRAKSPWLVGKAIPGEPRVRLYCFPHSGGLPGEYVRWGRELPGVQVYGVCLPGRGERVAEAPPASMHELVDRFLAETDFTPPFVLFGHSLGALTAFEVVRELAVQGRPLPERLIVSAYAAPHLPRTASNLHALPDASLARAIDERYGAIPQHVMADPELLALLLPAFRADFTLLETYRYRPGSPLTVPLEVFGGDRDAVSLEKLELWREHTTSDFRLHRFAGGHFYFRENPRALIEVLGAVLGV
- a CDS encoding type I polyketide synthase — its product is MTDIAYEDNDPSRYIAVIGMAGRFPGAASVTQFWRNLCQGIESISVLDDQRDPAHPEYVPAYGVLAGAAEFDAEFFGYSPNDALILDPQHRLVLECAHEALESAGYGGSGRPMTGVFVGGSGTHYAEHVRARLDQLPFVDEWQLRQSTAVDFLSSRIAYQLGLTGPAVTVQTACSTSLVAVHVAIQSILAGDCDMAIAGGASVIASLPRMRYTPGGIVAPDGHCRTFDAASAGTVSASAVGLVVLRPLADALADGDHIHAVIRGSAINNDGRGKIGFTAPSVSGQVEVVRAAHAAAGVHSDEIGYVEAHGTATALGDPIEVAALTKAFGAGTGSRDRCWIGSVKTNIGHADAAAGVVGLIKTVLAVEHGVLPASLHFERPNPAIDFASSPFEVNTRLREWGTPGRPRIGGVNALGVGGTNAHAVVAQAPSAPEVSAGRSHQLLVLSARTPSGVETAARQLADHLRAHPDVNLADVAWTLQTGRTAYPHRRFVVAADPSEAVAALRGGSLEGNIAKTASPAPVFMFPGQGGQHVGMAAALYSQEPEFRRGLDQIADLAGPSLGLDLRDVLFPQGDHQRDLAGRRLDTIAVSQPAVFAVQYAMAQLLMSWRLRPSAVVGHSLGAYAAACVAGVFSPADAVKLVVERGRLLGLIPAGGMAAVRMPEAELTPLLPAGLSVGAVNGPRQCTVTGPVDLVARFVRELTERAIEARVLRIATAGHSSLVEPILDRFAEVVAGLHMHRPELPMLSDTTGTWADPDRLRTVDYWVAHLRQPIRFGDALSTLLATESRVLVDVGPGRTLQSLTRQHPDFGDRHVVVHMLPHPVDAISDLGTALAAMGQLWAGGASVDLTALHAGERRRRTPLPTYPFERRRYLVPPPEHARPTASGNTPASWIGARAQGTPDEGMRRDNPPHPPVLAALLVAFGKALGEPDIEAQDSFFDLGGDSLIATKVAAWARTEFAVAVTAADILRSRNAARLASVIEERRAGAAPTMQRINP